Proteins found in one Sorghum bicolor cultivar BTx623 chromosome 1, Sorghum_bicolor_NCBIv3, whole genome shotgun sequence genomic segment:
- the LOC110436817 gene encoding uncharacterized protein LOC110436817, whose translation MVLGLGGCCGGVAVAAVSPAADRKQSESGGGAGYPEAKQQRVAGEEAAAAAAAAAAGGNKERKRRDREKAPVVVMHQFPFHSRPGLL comes from the coding sequence ATGGTGTTGGGACTGGGAGGATGCTGCGGTGgtgtcgccgtcgccgcggtgTCGCCTGCTGCCGACCGGAAGCAATCGGAGTCAGGAGGTGGAGCAGGTTACCCAGAAGCTAAGCAGCAGCGGGTGGCCGGAgaggaggccgccgccgccgcagccgcagcagcagcaggaggcaataaggagaggaagaggagggATCGTGAGAAGGCTCCCGTAGTTGTGATGCATCAGTTCCCCTTCCACTCGCGCCCCGGCTTGCTCTGA
- the LOC8060506 gene encoding cyclin-H1-1 isoform X2: MADFRTSTQRERWIFQPHDLMERWAAANQRAVQTLAQYGTTRLSVDLLDGSVSYPEPAPDHVEGSSGIKPLSYEEEQLTRVFYEQKIQEVCAAFKFPHKIQATAIIYFKRFYLQWSVMEHHPKHIMLTCVYASCKVEENHVSAEELGKGIQQDHQIILNNEMILLKTLDFDLIVYAPYRSIEGFIDDLEDFCRVGNGPFQRLKELRQAAVSHVDKMMLTDAPLLYTPGQLALAALHKSNDLLRVVNFERYLETIFSRQHSDCPVEQFVQSINTINYLVDQLNIPTVKDLRHVDRKLKHCWDPSSHDEHKKKEKKSKHKSKRTSTDAQL, encoded by the exons ATGGCTGATTTCCGGACCTCCACCCAACGGGAGAGGTGGATCTTCCAGCCGCACGATCTG ATGGAGAGGTGGGCGGCGGCAAACCAGCGGGCTGTTCAGACCCTTGCGCAG TATGGGACGACGCGGCTTAGTGTGGACCTGCTTGATGGCTCGGTCTCCTACCCAGAGCCCGCACCGGATCATG TTGAGGGTAGTTCGGGTATAAAACCTCTGTCTTACGAAGAGGAGCAATTGACACGGGTATTTTACGAGCAGAAAATTCAGGAAGTATGTGCTGCATTCAAGTTCCCTCACAAAATCCAG GCTACAGCAATAATATATTTCAAGAGATTCTATTTACAATGGTCTGTAATGGAGCATCACCCAAAGCATATCAT GTTAACATGTGTATATGCTTCTTGCAAAGTGGAAGAAAACCATGTTTCTGCTGAGGAACTTGGTAAAGGAATTCAGCAGGACCACCAGATCATTCTAAATAATGAGATGATTCTTCTTAAA ACTTTAGATTTTGACCTCATTGTTTATGCTCCATATCGATCGATTGAAGGATTTATTGATGACCTAGAG GATTTTTGCAGGGTAGGTAATGGTCCATTCCAGCGTTTGAAG GAGTTGCGCCAAGCTGCTGTATCCCATGTTGACAAAATGATGTTGACTGATGCACCTCTTCTCTATACTCCTGGGCAG TTGGCACTGGCTGCCCTTCACAAGTCCAATGATCTTCTCAGGGTCGTCAATTTTGAAAG ATACTTGGAAACTATTTTCTCAAGGCAACATTCTGATTGTCCAGTCGAACAGTTTGTTCAGTCAATCAACACAATCAATTACTTG GTTGACCAGCTTAATATACCTACCGTTAAGGACCTGAGGCACGTTGACCGCAAGCTGAAACATTGTTGGGATCCAAGCTCACATGATGA gcataagaagaaagaaaagaagtcaAAGCACAAATCAAAAAGAACATCTACTGATGCCCAACT CTAG
- the LOC110436814 gene encoding alcohol dehydrogenase 1 isoform X2, with translation MATAGKVIKCKAAVAWEAGKPLSIEEVEVAPPQAMEVRVKILFTSLCHTDVYFWEAKTPVFPRIFGHEAGGIIESVGEGVTDVAPGDHVLPVFTGECKECAHCRSAESNMCDLLRINTDRGVMIGDGKSRFSINGKPIYHFVGTSTFSEYTVMHVGCVAKINPEAPLDKVCVLSCGISTGLGASINVAKPPKGSTVAIFGLGAVGLAAAEGARIAGASRIIGVDLNPSRFEEARKFGCTEFLNPKDHKKPVQEVLAEMTNGGVDRSVECTGNINAMIQAFECVHDGWGVAVLVGVPHKDAEFKTHPMNFLNERTLKGTFFGNFKPRTDLPNVVELYMKKELEVEKFITHSVPFTEINKAFDLMAKGEGIRCIIRMEN, from the exons CTGCGGTGGCATGGGAGGCCGGCAAGCCGCTGTCGATCGAGGAGGTGGAGGTAGCGCCTCCGCAGGCTATGGAGGTGCGCGTCAAGATCCTCTTCACCTCGCTCTGCCACACCGACGTCTACTTCTGGGAGGCCAAG ACTCCGGTGTTCCCtcggatcttcggtcatgaggCTGGAGG TATCATAGAGAGTGTTGGAGAGGGTGTGACTGACGTAGCTCCCGGTGACCATGTCCTTCCTGTGTTCACTGGGGAGTGCAAGGAGTGCGCCCACTGCAGATCGGCAGAGAGCAACATGTGTGATCTGCTCAGGATCAACACTGACCGGGGTGTGATGATTGGCGATGGCAAGTCACGGTTTTCAATCAATGGAAAGCCTATCTACCATTTTGTTGGGACTTCAACCTTCAGCGAGTACACTGTCATGCATGTTGGTTGTGTTGCAAAGATCAACCCTGAGGCTCCCCTTGATAAAGTTTGTGTTCTTAGTTGTGGTATTTCTACTG GTCTTGGTGCATCAATTAATGTTGCAAAACCACCAAAGGGTTCTACAGTGGCTATTTTCGGTCTAGGAGCAGTTGGTCTTGCC GCTGCAGAAGGTGCAAGGATTGCTGGAGCATCAAGGATCATTGGTGTTGACCTGAACCCCAGCAGATTCGAAGAAG CTAGGAAGTTTGGTTGTACTGAATTTCTGAACCCAAAAGACCACAAGAAGCCCGTGCAGGAG GTACTTGCTGAGATGACCAACGGAGGGGTTGACCGCAGTGTGGAATGCACTGGCAACATCAATGCTATGATCCAAGCATTTGAATGTGTTCACGAT GGCTGGGGTGTTGCTGTGCTAGTGGGTGTGCCACACAAGGATGCTGAGTTCAAGACCCACCCAATGAACTTCCTGAACGAGAGGACCCTGAAGGGAACCTTCTTTGGCAACTTCAAACCACGCACTGATCTGCCAAATGTGGTGGAGCTGTACATGAAAAAG GAGCTGGAGGTGGAGAAGTTCATCACACACAGCGTTCCGTTCACGGAGATCAACAAGGCCTTCGACCTGATGGCTAAGGGAGAAGGCATCCGCTGCATCATCCGCATGGAGAACTAG
- the LOC8060506 gene encoding cyclin-H1-1 isoform X1 produces MADFRTSTQRERWIFQPHDLMERWAAANQRAVQTLAQYGTTRLSVDLLDGSVSYPEPAPDHVEGSSGIKPLSYEEEQLTRVFYEQKIQEVCAAFKFPHKIQATAIIYFKRFYLQWSVMEHHPKHIMLTCVYASCKVEENHVSAEELGKGIQQDHQIILNNEMILLKTLDFDLIVYAPYRSIEGFIDDLEDFCRVGNGPFQRLKELRQAAVSHVDKMMLTDAPLLYTPGQLALAALHKSNDLLRVVNFERYLETIFSRQHSDCPVEQFVQSINTINYLVDQLNIPTVKDLRHVDRKLKHCWDPSSHDEHKKKEKKSKHKSKRTSTDAQLNS; encoded by the exons ATGGCTGATTTCCGGACCTCCACCCAACGGGAGAGGTGGATCTTCCAGCCGCACGATCTG ATGGAGAGGTGGGCGGCGGCAAACCAGCGGGCTGTTCAGACCCTTGCGCAG TATGGGACGACGCGGCTTAGTGTGGACCTGCTTGATGGCTCGGTCTCCTACCCAGAGCCCGCACCGGATCATG TTGAGGGTAGTTCGGGTATAAAACCTCTGTCTTACGAAGAGGAGCAATTGACACGGGTATTTTACGAGCAGAAAATTCAGGAAGTATGTGCTGCATTCAAGTTCCCTCACAAAATCCAG GCTACAGCAATAATATATTTCAAGAGATTCTATTTACAATGGTCTGTAATGGAGCATCACCCAAAGCATATCAT GTTAACATGTGTATATGCTTCTTGCAAAGTGGAAGAAAACCATGTTTCTGCTGAGGAACTTGGTAAAGGAATTCAGCAGGACCACCAGATCATTCTAAATAATGAGATGATTCTTCTTAAA ACTTTAGATTTTGACCTCATTGTTTATGCTCCATATCGATCGATTGAAGGATTTATTGATGACCTAGAG GATTTTTGCAGGGTAGGTAATGGTCCATTCCAGCGTTTGAAG GAGTTGCGCCAAGCTGCTGTATCCCATGTTGACAAAATGATGTTGACTGATGCACCTCTTCTCTATACTCCTGGGCAG TTGGCACTGGCTGCCCTTCACAAGTCCAATGATCTTCTCAGGGTCGTCAATTTTGAAAG ATACTTGGAAACTATTTTCTCAAGGCAACATTCTGATTGTCCAGTCGAACAGTTTGTTCAGTCAATCAACACAATCAATTACTTG GTTGACCAGCTTAATATACCTACCGTTAAGGACCTGAGGCACGTTGACCGCAAGCTGAAACATTGTTGGGATCCAAGCTCACATGATGA gcataagaagaaagaaaagaagtcaAAGCACAAATCAAAAAGAACATCTACTGATGCCCAACT CAACAGCTAG
- the LOC110434988 gene encoding inositol 3-kinase, with product MLLAAEPDDAHEEGENQQLLITTKGGPGLEGLVVGSYCHDVLIRGGRVVGETLGGAAAFVSNVLDAASPQDAALNGTAPFVVVAKVGHDFVYASAPAPARHPPLLCASPTTSFHAQFSETAASAHAPDRELRRVRACDPIYPADLPDRRFAYGLAVGVAGEVLPETLERMIRLCRAVLVDAQALIRAFDGDGAVGHVALDDTPYARLLPRVAFVKASSEEAPYVGVETTRQRCCVIVTEGRDGCRLYWDGGEARVAPFPAVQVDPTGAGDSFLAGFATGLLWGLSATDAALLGNFFGAAAVSQVGVPTFHPKMLQAVKEILEEKTTKRYSPCINGTSFTFEKSNLHNELHAALQEAAMLMSEQQQADKANGNGGDICSP from the exons atGCTGCTCGCGGCAGAGCCCGACGACGCTCATGAGGAAGGGGAGAATCAGCAGCTGCTAATCACGACGAAGGGAGGGCCCGGGCTTGAGGGACTGGTGGTGGGGAGCTACTGCCACGATGTGCTGATCCGGGGCGGGCGCGTAGTGGGGGAGACGCTCGGCGGGGCTGCGGCCTTCGTGTCCAACGTGCTCGACGCCGCCTCGCCCCAGGACGCTGCGCTCAACGGGACAGCCCCCTTCGTCGTCGTGGCCAAGGTGGGCCACGACTTCGTCTACGCCTCCGCGCCGGCGCCCGCGCGGCATCCGCCTCTGCTCTGCGCGTCGCCGACCACCTCCTTCCACGCCCAGTTCTCGGAGACCGCCGCCTCGGCGCACGCCCCCGACCGGGAGCTCCGGCGCGTGCGCGCCTGCGACCCGATCTACCCCGCCGACCTTCCCGACCGCCGCTTCGCCTACGGCCTCGCCGTCGGCGTCGCCGGGGAGGTGCTACCGGAGACGCTCGAGCGGATGATCCGGCTCTGCCGCGCGGTGCTCGTGGACGCGCAGGCGCTGATCCGGGCGttcgacggcgacggcgccgtCGGCCACGTGGCGCTTGACGATACGCCGTACGCGCGGCTTCTGCCCCGGGTGGCGTTCGTTAAGGCGTCGTCGGAGGAGGCGCCATACGTCGGGGTGGAAACGACGAGGCAGCGGTGCTGCGTGATCGTCACGGAGGGGAGGGACGGGTGCCGGCTGTACTGGGACGGTGGGGAGGCGCGCGTTGCGCCGTTCCCCGCCGTCCAGGTGGACCCTACTGGCGCCGGAGACAGCTTTCTCGCGGGTTTTGCAACCGGACTGCTGTGGGGGTTGTCGGCGACCGACGCCGCGCTGCTGGGGAACTTCTTCGGCGCCGCTGCGGTATCGCAGGTCGGCGTGCCCACCTTCCATCCCAAGATGTTGCAG GCAGTTAAAGAAATACTTGAAGAGAAGACAACAAAACGATATAGTCCGTGTATAAACGGCACTAGTTTTACCTTCGAGAAGTCAAATTTGCACAATGAGTTACACGCAGCTCTCCAAGAAGCGGCGATGCTGATGTCTGAACAGCAGCAGGCTGATAAGGCCAACGGCAATGGTGGTGATATTTGCTCGCCATAG
- the LOC110436814 gene encoding alcohol dehydrogenase 1 isoform X1: MATAGKVIKCKAAVAWEAGKPLSIEEVEVAPPQAMEVRVKILFTSLCHTDVYFWEAKGQTPVFPRIFGHEAGGIIESVGEGVTDVAPGDHVLPVFTGECKECAHCRSAESNMCDLLRINTDRGVMIGDGKSRFSINGKPIYHFVGTSTFSEYTVMHVGCVAKINPEAPLDKVCVLSCGISTGLGASINVAKPPKGSTVAIFGLGAVGLAAAEGARIAGASRIIGVDLNPSRFEEARKFGCTEFLNPKDHKKPVQEVLAEMTNGGVDRSVECTGNINAMIQAFECVHDGWGVAVLVGVPHKDAEFKTHPMNFLNERTLKGTFFGNFKPRTDLPNVVELYMKKELEVEKFITHSVPFTEINKAFDLMAKGEGIRCIIRMEN; this comes from the exons CTGCGGTGGCATGGGAGGCCGGCAAGCCGCTGTCGATCGAGGAGGTGGAGGTAGCGCCTCCGCAGGCTATGGAGGTGCGCGTCAAGATCCTCTTCACCTCGCTCTGCCACACCGACGTCTACTTCTGGGAGGCCAAG GGGCAGACTCCGGTGTTCCCtcggatcttcggtcatgaggCTGGAGG TATCATAGAGAGTGTTGGAGAGGGTGTGACTGACGTAGCTCCCGGTGACCATGTCCTTCCTGTGTTCACTGGGGAGTGCAAGGAGTGCGCCCACTGCAGATCGGCAGAGAGCAACATGTGTGATCTGCTCAGGATCAACACTGACCGGGGTGTGATGATTGGCGATGGCAAGTCACGGTTTTCAATCAATGGAAAGCCTATCTACCATTTTGTTGGGACTTCAACCTTCAGCGAGTACACTGTCATGCATGTTGGTTGTGTTGCAAAGATCAACCCTGAGGCTCCCCTTGATAAAGTTTGTGTTCTTAGTTGTGGTATTTCTACTG GTCTTGGTGCATCAATTAATGTTGCAAAACCACCAAAGGGTTCTACAGTGGCTATTTTCGGTCTAGGAGCAGTTGGTCTTGCC GCTGCAGAAGGTGCAAGGATTGCTGGAGCATCAAGGATCATTGGTGTTGACCTGAACCCCAGCAGATTCGAAGAAG CTAGGAAGTTTGGTTGTACTGAATTTCTGAACCCAAAAGACCACAAGAAGCCCGTGCAGGAG GTACTTGCTGAGATGACCAACGGAGGGGTTGACCGCAGTGTGGAATGCACTGGCAACATCAATGCTATGATCCAAGCATTTGAATGTGTTCACGAT GGCTGGGGTGTTGCTGTGCTAGTGGGTGTGCCACACAAGGATGCTGAGTTCAAGACCCACCCAATGAACTTCCTGAACGAGAGGACCCTGAAGGGAACCTTCTTTGGCAACTTCAAACCACGCACTGATCTGCCAAATGTGGTGGAGCTGTACATGAAAAAG GAGCTGGAGGTGGAGAAGTTCATCACACACAGCGTTCCGTTCACGGAGATCAACAAGGCCTTCGACCTGATGGCTAAGGGAGAAGGCATCCGCTGCATCATCCGCATGGAGAACTAG
- the LOC8085969 gene encoding vacuolar protein sorting-associated protein 51 homolog, producing MATADGAAPPAMDEKARRTRDLLASFYNTDPSAAAGAAAPASLARPSPTAAPASPLDSINSASFDPDIYMNVLVQQSNLEGLLQRHVKMAAEIKNLDTDLQMLVYENYNKFISATDTIKRMKTNIVGMETNMDQLLAKITSVQSKSDTVNTSLFDKRENIEKLHRTRNLLRKVQFIYDLPTRLNKCIKTEAYADAVRFFTGAKPIFEAYGDTSFQDCKKASEEAMDLVIQHLQAKLYSDSEPIEARAEAVVLLKQLNFPVDNLKSNLLEKLEDCLLNFQNEPTQASIGDISKTFRAYLIIFPDSERRLIELAQALFSNRYETVRENLKKRIPSTDLLAILRSLWEDATAIDEVIPEAALPAFSLETTRDIIRQHIATAFLHLQSEISEALVRTRSTSNEKLEESQLQTAMEASKIKVSQGCIDLLQEFHHLIDGNIELLVKLRDLIIDWVQEGFQDFFQKLDGHFHVLSGRSKKKSQESTMHSVQIDKVPTVLVLMLAQLCVYIEQTTVPKVTEELAASFFGGGARSYEYGPPFVPGEICRLYRSSGEKFLHHYINLKTQKISKLLNKRFTTPVWIKHKEPREVNMFVDLLLLEINGVVSEVKQILPGIVRRHRHSDSTGSTTSSRSNPMREDMLNRSNTHRARSQFLENHLAKLFEQKMEIFTKVEYTQESVISTVLKLCLKSLQEYVRLQTFNRSGFQQIQLDMEFLKTSLKEFVDDEAAISFLLKEVNNAAHERCLDPIPLEPPILDKLINAKLEKIKEENPNMR from the exons ATGGCGACAGCCGATGGCGCCGCACCGCCGGCAATGGACGAGAAGGCGCGGCGCACGCGTGACCTCCTTGCTAGCTTCTACAACACCGACCCGTCGGCGGCCGCCGGGGCCGCGGCCCCCGCGTCCCTGGCGCGGCCGTCCCCTACAGCCGCGCCCGCATCGCCCCTCGACTCCATCAACTCCGCCTCCTTCGATCCCGACATCTACATGAATGTTCTG GTGCAGCAATCCAATCTGGAAGGCCTTCTACAAAGGCATGTGAAGATGGCTGCTGAGATCAAGAACCTAGACACAGATTTACAGATGCTAGTGTATGAGAATTATAACAAGTTTATTAGTGCAACTGACACTATAAAAAG gatgaagactaACATTGTTGGGATGGAGACAAATATGGACCAGCTCCTTGCAAAG ATAACATCAGTGCAATCAAAAAGCGACACAGTAAATACATCTCTTTTTGACAAAAGGGAAAACATCGAGAAATTACATCGTACACGCAATCTGCTCCGGAAAGTTCAA TTCATATATGACCTTCCAACTCGGCTTAACAAATGCATCAAGACCGAAGCATATGCAGATGCTGTCAGGTTTTTTACTGGAGCAAAACCTATTTTTGAG GCCTATGGAGATACGTCTTTTCAAGACTGTAAAAAGGCATCCGAGGAGGCAATGGATTTAGTTATACAACACCTTCAG GCAAAGTTATACTCAGATTCTGAACCTATTGAAGCAAGAGCAGAAGCTGTAGTTCTCCTTAAACAATTGAACTTTCCG GTGGACAACTTAAAATCGAATCTACTTGAGAAGCTTGAAGATTGCCTCTTGAATTTCCAGAATGAGCCTACGCAG GCTTCAATTGGTGACATCTCAAAGACATTCCGTGCTTATTTAATAATATTTCCTGATTCGGAAAGGCGTCTCATTGAACTTGCACAAGCTTTGTTCTCAAA CCGATATGAAACAGTCAGAGAGAATCTGAAGAAAAGAATTCCATCAACAGATCTGCTGGCAATACTAC GATCCTTATGGGAGGATGCAACCGCCATCGATGAAGTTATTCCAGAGGCTGCGCTACCAGCTTTTTCTTTGGAG ACTACTCGAGACATTATTAGGCAACACATAGCAACTGCATTTCTCCATCTTCAAAGTGAAATATCAG AGGCACTGGTTAGGACACGTTCAACATCAAATGAGAAGTTAGAAGAGTCACAGCTGCAAACTGCTATGGAGGCAAGCAAAATCAAAGTATCCCAAGGATGCATAGATCTCCTGCAG GAATTTCATCATCTGATAGATGGCAATATAGagttgcttgtaaagctgagaGATTTGATTATTGACTGGGTACAAGaaggttttcaagattttttccAGAAACTTGATGGGCATTTTCATGTGCTCTCTGGGAGAAGCAAAAAGAAATCACAAGAGTCAACTATGCATTCTGTGCAAATTGATAAGGTCCCAACAGTCTTGGTACTTATGCTTGCACAACTCTGTGTTTACATTGAACAAACAACAGTTCCTAAAGTTACAGAG GAGCTAGCTGCTTCTTTTTTTGGAGGTGGTGCACGTAGCTACGAATATGGACCACCTTTTGTGCCTGGAGAAATATGTCGGCTATATCGTTCATCAGGAGAGAAATTCTTGCACCAT TACATAAATCTGAAGACTCAGAAGATCTCTAAACTTCTTAATAAGCGATTTACAACACCAGTTTGGATTAAG CACAAGGAACCTAGGGAAGTGAACATGTTTGTTGATCTACTTCTCCTAGAG ATCAATGGTGTGGTATCTGAAGTCAAGCAGATCTTACCTGGTATAGTTCGGCGACATCGGCATTCTGATAGCACTGGTAGCACGACTTCCTCCAGAAGCAATCCAATGCGAGAAGATATGTTGAACCGATCAAACACACATCGTGCTAGAAGTCAGTTTTTAGAAAACCACCTGGCAAAGTTATTCGAGCAGAAAATGGAAATATTCACCAAAGTTGAATACACACAG GAATCTGTTATTTCTACTGTCCTCAAGCTCTGCCTGAAAAGCTTGCAAGAATATGTCCGTCTTCAGACTTTCAACAGAAGTGGATTTCAGCAGATTCAGCTGGATATGGAATTTCTCAAGACCTCCCTTAAGGAATTTGTGGATGATGAAGCAGCTATCAGCTTTTTACTCAAAGAG GTGAACAATGCTGCCCACGAGAGATGTCTTGACCCAATCCCTCTTGAGCCCCCCATATTAGATAAGCTCATAAATGCAAAACTAGAAAAAATTAAAGAGGAAAACCCAAATATGCGGTAG